The window GTGACCGTATATGGGAGAGTGGGAAAGGGGGCCACGCGGCAATGGCAAAGAGGgagcgggccggggcgggggggggggggaaggcgggAGCCCCCTTCCCCGACGGGCCTGCACAGGCAGGGCTGCGGCCTCGGCTCTGCTAACCAACGTCCTTGGCGGTTGCGgcagcccggggtgggggcggggcggggcccggAGAAGGCGAGGCTTGTGTTTTGGGGGAACTTCGAGAAGGGTGCGCGCGGGTGGCCCTGCCGCTGCCCGGAGACCTCGAGGCTGCTCCTGGCTCCCCGCGGGGCCCCCCTCTCGTCGCAACCctggagccccacccccagagcctaGGTGTTGCTTTCCTGTAGCCACTGGCCGCTTGGCAGTAGCCCCTCGCGGGGCAGCGCCGAGGGAGCTGGCGTTGTGAAACCGCCGGACGTCACGGAACTGAGCTTAACCTGTTGGGGGCTGGAGAAAAGTTGACAAGGCcttaaccaccccccccacacacacacaaccttcgACCCCCTGGGAGCTTGGGATCTGCAGGGGGTGGATTCTGTCTGGTGCCGGGtgcccttcacacacacacacacacacaccccactggGCCACTTGGTGGGTGTCCGTCCCCAGCCTCTGCACAGGGGGAGCTCGGCCCAAAGGGTGTGTGGGATGGGAGCTGCCTGGTGGCGGAGGGGTGGCTTCTGACGAGGGGCTCATCCTGGTGCGCACAGATGCTTGTCACGCTACAGCTGCTGCGGCTGGATTCACCGCCGGTGGCTGTGGTTCTCTGTTTCGGGGAGGACggaggggggggagggcgggcgaGAAGGGGAGGAGCGGCCGGAGTCCAGGAGCCCGGCCACCCCGCTGCCttccatccccccctcccccttttattttgcattatttcctGTGGTGCGTTTGGCGCTAAAACTGTAAACTCTAGACCCTGGGAGAGAGCCGCCGGCGGGGAAGTTGCTCTCCCGCGACGCAGGGGGGCGCCGAGAAGGGATCCTGCCCCGGTTCCACCTGGGAGTTCACCACCCTGTAACCATGTCAGCGGCTGATGCCATGTTGCATAATGGGTCCCCGAAGAATTAAAACGCAGGCTGTTGCAATGCCACGCAACTTTGGAGTcaggccccggccccggcccctaGGCATGGCTGAACTCCCCTGGGTTAGCCCACGGGCAGGAGGGTGCCTGGGGTCGCTGGAGAGCGCGTTTATGACCCGGGAAGGGGTTGCAACTTTAGCAAACGCTGGGGAGGCACCCCTTTCTCCCGTGGAAGGCTGGGGGCGGCGCTGGGAcgatctgccccccacccccagcctcggGTCCCCCTCTGCCAGGCCGCAGGCGGAAGCCTGGCAGTTGTATTGACCAGTGCCACCTCTGGTGGGCTCTATTAATTATTGGGAAACCGAGGCAGCCGGGAGCCCGGCTTCGGCGAGGAGGAGGTGCTTCtgcgccccgccccggccccgccccggccccgccccgccgctcCGCCCAGGCCGACCCGGAGCCGGTTCACCAGGTGGCTGCGAACCTGGCCAGGCCGTGGCCTCGGCTgccggcccccgcccccagcccctaaTTGGCTCATTTGCCGCCGTGTAAACAAGGGcgcagcccctccccctgtttaGTGCCTGGCCTTTAAGAAAACGAGTCCTCCCTTCTGCCGGCGGCACTCGCTATCTGAATCTTAATGAGGTCATTAGCATCCGTGCCTCCGACGGGGTGGGACACTTCGGGCGCACACCTCGTTGGACTCGTTTGCACCCCCCTGGACCCCCGCGCCCACCTCACTTGGTGCAGGGCCACAGGCCCAAAGCGGTGGGCGCCCAGCTGCCGCCTCCCCGACCTAGAGGCCAGGCCGCGCGGGCGGAGGAGGGGGGCGCCAGTTCAGGTGCGGCTATCGGGCGTGGGGGAGCCCTTCCTGGAGGACCCCTTGGTCAGATGAGGGTCGGTGTGGGCACAGAGTGGGGCTCTGGGACCCGACCGAGGCGCCCAGCTGGCGGCACAGGCGACCTTCTGCCCTGAGCTCTGGATCCCGCCGGGTCTTGCTGGCCTGGCTGCtcggggaagggggggtggggggagcgggggtCACCTCAGGTTGGACACAGCAAGAAGGGAGGTGACCCCGAGGCTAATAGCGCTGCCCTCTGTTCCCTCCCCCCAGGGAACGGCAGGAGCAGCTGATGGGATATCGGAAGAGAGGGCCGAAGCCCAAACCGCTGGTGGTGCAGGTGAATATACTCGCTGGTCCTAGGGCTGTCCACTGGTCTTCCCCTTGACCTTGACACCTGAGCTGCCTCCAggcccagagggcagggagagttCCTCCAGAGCACACAAGTGCACTTCCTTTCTACTTGACCTTCAACACACTGCCCCTGGAACATAGCTGCTGACCCGGTGGGGGCTGGGACACTCCTGACGCCGGAGGCATGCTCTGGGCCTGGCCTCGGCCCTCTGctcacctccccctcccatccccgcCTCGTTCCCCCAGGTACCTACCTTTGCCCGTCGCTCCAACGTGCTGACTGGACTCCAGGACTCCTCCGCAGACAACCGCTCCAAGCTGGAGCTGGGCGCTCAGGGCAAGGGCCAGGGCCACCAGTACGAGCTCAACAGCAAGAAGCACCACCAGTACCAGCCCCACAGCAAGGAGCGAACCGGCAAGCCCCCCCCGCCCGGCAAGAGCGGCAAGTATTACTACCAGCTCAACAGCAAGAAGCACCACCCCTACCAGCCGGACCCCAAGATGTACGACCTGCAGTACCAGGGCGGCCACAAGGAGGCGCCCAGCCCCACTTGCCCGGACCTGGGCGCCAAGAGCCACCCGCCGGACAAGTGGGCCCACGGCGCGGGGGCCAAGGGCTACCTGGGAGCCGTGAAGCCCTTGGCCGGTGCGGCCGGGGCCCCAGGCAAGGGCTCCGAGAAGGGCCCCCCCAACGGGATGACGCCGGCCCCCAAAGAGGCGGTGACGGGCAACGGGATTGGGGGCAAGATGAAGATCgtcaagaacaagaacaagaatggACGCATCGTGATCGTGATGAGCAAATACATGGAGAACGGCATGCAGGCGGTGAAGATCAAGTCTGGCGAGGCGGCCGAGGGCGAGGCGCGCTCCCCCAGCCACAAGAAGCGGGCCGCCGAGGAGCGCCACTCTCCGGCCGACAGGACTTTCAAAAAGGCAGCGGGGACCGACGAGAAGAAGGCGGAAGCACCATccaagaggagggaggaggaggcgcCGGGGGCTGGCGACCCGCAGCCCCAGGACGCCGGCTCCCGCAAGCTCTCCCCCACCAAGGAGGCCTTCGGCGAGCAGCCGCTACAGCTCACCACCAAGCCCGACCTGCTGGCCTGGGACCCGGCCCGGAGCTCCCACCcgccctcccaccaccaccaccaccaccaccaccatcaccaccaccaccactcggTCGGCCTCAATCTCTCCCACGCGCGCAAGCGCTGCCTCTCCGAGACCCACGGCGAGCGCGAGCCCTGCAAAAAGCGCCTCACGGCGCGCAGCATCAGCACCCCCACCTGCCTGGGGGGCAGCCCGGCCGCCGAGCACCCCACCGACGTGCCCCCCACCGCCGCCCTCCCGCAGCCCGAGGTCATCCTGCTGGACTCGGATCTGGACGAGCCCATAGACTTGCGCTGCGTCAAGACGCGCGGCGAGGCCGGAGAGCCCCCAAGCGCCCTCCAAGTGAAGCCCGAGGCGCCCGCGACGGCGTCGGCGGTGGCGGCCGCCGCGCCGGTGACGGCGGCCGAGAAGCCTCCAGCCGAGGCCCAGGACGAGCCCGAGGAGCCGCTGAGCGAGTTCAAGCCCTTCTTTGGGAATATAATTA is drawn from Panthera uncia isolate 11264 chromosome E1, Puncia_PCG_1.0, whole genome shotgun sequence and contains these coding sequences:
- the CBX4 gene encoding E3 SUMO-protein ligase CBX4; the encoded protein is MGATRKPCGEAPGLLHRTPQHPWPPHLTSTLPAPCEQDGYASRRHMHRPDLTDAARNYPQLPANSIHFDDKQSPGGGRRPRPEMLQEAYPTDPSEVRPPRSPDISGFTPVTSTCPGGLAAFPPLGIDRLAGDARPRLPSLRPLPRSGYAGRGLRAASSRFRAAAGLGSQPAREAETHRALPIAPAPPLRGRPLTPRGDPTELAAPRAAPSGGRVERSSSPSRTLERHAERAVSPPEVLNFTLSVFSACIAFGSWRQSGVLCHSPPGGCKAGSVFFTPCPPPFSLARYNTWEPEENILDPRLLIAFQNRERQEQLMGYRKRGPKPKPLVVQVPTFARRSNVLTGLQDSSADNRSKLELGAQGKGQGHQYELNSKKHHQYQPHSKERTGKPPPPGKSGKYYYQLNSKKHHPYQPDPKMYDLQYQGGHKEAPSPTCPDLGAKSHPPDKWAHGAGAKGYLGAVKPLAGAAGAPGKGSEKGPPNGMTPAPKEAVTGNGIGGKMKIVKNKNKNGRIVIVMSKYMENGMQAVKIKSGEAAEGEARSPSHKKRAAEERHSPADRTFKKAAGTDEKKAEAPSKRREEEAPGAGDPQPQDAGSRKLSPTKEAFGEQPLQLTTKPDLLAWDPARSSHPPSHHHHHHHHHHHHHHSVGLNLSHARKRCLSETHGEREPCKKRLTARSISTPTCLGGSPAAEHPTDVPPTAALPQPEVILLDSDLDEPIDLRCVKTRGEAGEPPSALQVKPEAPATASAVAAAAPVTAAEKPPAEAQDEPEEPLSEFKPFFGNIIITDVTANCLTVTFKEYVTV